The following DNA comes from Flavobacterium sp. N3904.
ATAGTATCATTCCCAAAGTATGCTCTGCAACGGCATTGCAATTCCCTTCGGGTGCGGCTATGAGTGCAATGTTCTTGGACGTTGCATAATCGCAATCTATACTTTCCAAACCGGCTCCCACTCTAGCAATGAATTGCAAATTGGTCGCTTTGTCCAGAAACTGCTTGTCGATTTTAAAACGGCTTCGAATCACAATCCCTTGATAATCTTGAATTTTGGATTCAATTTCCTGTTTTGAAGAAGTAAAATCGGCATGATTGATAAAACCAGCTTTTTCCAATTGTTCCCAAAGTAAAGGATGATTGCTGTCTATGTGTAGAATTTTGATGTCCATGATACGGAGTAGTAATTTAGAATCTCAAAAATAATTAAAAAAATGCGGTTTATGGATTTAACCAAAAATAATTAGGATACAATCCGTAAATTAGCAAATCCATTTTAATCAGACTTTTCGATATGAGATTAACCAAAACATTTGATGCCTTTTTCCACAGTGAAAAAGCTGGTGGATTGTTGCTCCTTTTTGTAACAATACTTTCTTTATTCCTTGCCAATTCTGTTTTTCAAACCGAATATATTGCCTTTTGGAATACCGAAATAGGACATCACTCTATCACGCATTGGATTAATGATGGATTAATGACTATTTTCTTTCTGCTTATTGGTTTAGAATTGGAACGCGAAATGTATGATGGTGAATTGGCCAATATCAAAAATGCGATTCTTCCAATTTTTGGAGCTTTGGGAGGCATGATTGTACCAGCTGGAATTTTTCTGGCATTAAATTACGGAACAATTACTCAAAACGGAGCGGGAATTCCAATGGCAACCGATATTGCATTCGCGATTGGGATATTATCTTTATTGGGCAGCAAGGTTCCTGCATCATTAAAAATATTTTTAACAGCTCTCGCCGTAATTGATGATTTAGGAGCCATAATTGTAATTGCTCTGTTTTATACCAAAACGATAGCTTATGATAATTTACTCATTGCACTTGCCATTATGGGTTTCTTGTTCTTTCTTAATCGACGAAAAGTGCACAACTTGATTCCTTATTTGATAGGTGGTGCTTTTATGTGGTATTTTATGTTGAATTCCGGAGTTCACGCCACCATTACCGGCGTGTTATTGGCATTTGTTATTCCGTTTGGTGATGGTGGAAAAAAAACCTCTTCCTATCGATTGCAGCATTTACTTCATAAACCCGTTGCTTTCTTTATTCTTCCATTGTTTGCCGTTGCCAATACTTGTATCGCCATCAATCCTGGTTGGCATGAGGGTTTGAGCCATTCCAATTCTATTGGGATTATTCTGGGTCTTGTGGTGGGCAAACCGTTGGGAATCTGGTTATTTTCTTTTGTTGCCGTAACTTTGGGAATTTGTACTTTGCCCAAAGATCTAAAATGGAAAGACATCTTGGGAGCAGGAATGCTGGGCGGAATAGGATTTACCATGTCTATTTTTATTACTTTATTGGCTTTCAAAGAAGATGGCGAAGAAGTTATTACTTACTCAAAAATTGCCATATTGATTGCTTCATTTATGGCGGGAACTTTTGGTTATTTTTGGCTAAAATTTACACTGAAGACCCCTGTCAAAAAGGTTAAAATCAAAAAAATAGCCTAAAAAACGTACTAAATAAATCTAAAAAAACAAATAATATCCTTTTCTTTGCAAACAATTGACTGCGAATCTTCAAGCAAATTCCTCGTAGCCATATTCATGCCATGAAAAAGATTTACTTTATTCCTTTATTGTGTTTTATCTTTTTATTTCAAAGTTGTTTTGAAGTTATTGAAGAAGTAAAATTGAAAGATGACGGTTCTGGGCATTTTAATTTTGCTATTAATTTCAGTCAGAGTAAGAGCAAGATTAATTCTATTTTAAAGATGGAAAAGGTAAACGGTTATGCGATACCATCCAAAGATGAAATCAGAAAAGAAGCCTCAAAACTAGAAACTTTGGCGCAAAACACCACAGGGATTTCGAATGTAAAAACCAATATTGACTTGACGAATTATATTTTTATAGTCGATTTGGATTTCGAAAAAATCAGCAATCTCAATGCCGTTTTTTTGAAACTAAAAAATAATAAAAAATTAGATCCAAAAATAACTACCGATTATTTTACCTATACCGACAAAAAATTCATTCGAAGCCAGAAAGTACCCATAAAAGCTTTGTATGAAAAACTTGATAAAGCCAATAAAGAAATCTTTGAAACAGCAAAATACACTTCGGTTTACAAATTTGATTCGACTATAAAATCTTTTTCAAACAAAAACGCTACTACTTCAAAAAGCAATAAAGCAATCAAACTAAACGGCTCTGTGATTAATGTAATCAATGGAAGCGAAAAAATAGAAAACACAATTACACTCAATTAAAATCATGAAGAATTATTTAGTATTACTCGTTATTTGTCTCTCAGCAAGATTGAATGCACAAGATTTAGCCTATAAAGTTCCAGAAAATGTGCCATTTGCAATGTGTTTTAATGGGAAAAATTTAAACAATAAAGTACCTTTCCAAACCATACAAAACTATCCTTGGATGCAGCCTTTATTAGAAAAAGATTTAAAATTTTTACCCAAAGATTTAAATCAGACCGGAATTGATTTCAACGAAAAACAGTATCAATACTACATCAACAAAGATTCTGTGATGAGTTATGCAATATTGCTTCCTCTAAATAATGCCGCTCTTTTTGAAAAACTAATTCAGACTAAATACGGAGACACAATAAAAATAAAAAATCAAGAAAATTATAAAACGATTTCAACATCAAAAAACCATCATTTGGCTTGGAATGACAAGTTTGCTATAATGGTCAATGGAAGCTATACCAAACCATATACCTACAAAGATGATTATTCTGACCCTTACGGTACAGCGGTTGTAGATACAGCCTCCATCAATTTTGATGCTCCGATTTTTACCGAAGAACTACCATCGCCAGATGAAGTAGCTCCTCCACCGCCTCCCGCTCCCCCAAAACACAAGAAAACATCAAAAAAAGGGAAAAAGAAAACCAAAGAAGTTGCCCCGCCAGTAACAGAAGTTGTTGAACCAACCGAAGAAGAATTATATGCCGCACAAGACAAAGCCAATGCCGAATTGGAAGAAACCAATAAAAAACTAGCAGAGATAGAACAAAAAAAGACAGATTCAATCGAAGCAATAAAAATCAACGCTTCGGTTGCTTTACTTTTTAAGGAAACCTTCAATTCCGGTTCTGAATTAAAACTGCTGCAACCAACCGTTTTCAAAGACAACGACCCAAAAGCCGATTTTTATGTTTTTGCCGATTTGGATGCCTTGACTAGCCAATTGTACAGCAGTTTTGCCGGAGCAAACGCTGCTTTGATGGGGATTTATAAAAATGGGATATTGGACAGTAATATCTATATGAACGGCTATTTTGAAAAAGATAAAATTCGGCTAAATCAGGTTATGAAACCAAAAAACGAAGAAACCAAAAAATCATTTCAGGCAATGTTTGACTCAAAAATAGACAAAAATCTTATGAATTATGTAGGCAATAATGTATTGGCCTATTATTCGATTTCTATGGATACTGAAGCGATTATGAACTACGAATACAAAGTTTTAAAAAACACTCTGAATACCGTTTATCAATCGTATGACAAAGAAGCCAAAGCACATGAAGCCGATGTTATTATTGATGCTATCTCTATTTTTCTAGATGAGAAAGCCATCTCGGATCTCCTTCCCGAAGATGCCATTTTCGTACTTCATGATCTAAAAAAAGTGCAAAGAGAGTTTGTAAACATTGACTACGATGAGAATTATGAACAAATAGAAACCAAAGGCACGAAGGAAGAAATACAACCCGATTTTACTATTCTTTTTGGCACCAAAAATGAAATGTTTCTTAACAAATTACTTCAACTTCCATTGAACAAAAGCAAATTTACGGCGTCGGATTACCAAATGACAAACGGCTATTACACTCTGCATTTTGAAAAAGACAATCTGCTGGAAAACCTATACATTGGTCTAAAAAACGGTGTCGTAATGTTTACAACGGTCAAAGAAAACATAGAAAACTTAATCCAGCAAAGGGTAATGCCTTTAAATCCGGATTTCAAAAAATCAATTTCAAAAAATAATTCTTCGGCTTGGTTGGATCTTCAAAAAATAATTGCAGCTTCCAAAACCGAATTTGAGAAAGATTCAAAAAGCAACTATTTTGACATTGCTATAAAAAATGCAGGCGAATTTACAATGGACTCAAAATTTAAAAATGAAGCAATCGTAACAGAATTCACTTACTCTATAAAAGGCGATCACGTCAATAGTTTGCAGTATTTCTTTGATGTAATCAATGAAATGTACACCGAAAGTAAAAAAGAAAAACCTAGTATTGAATAATTTCATAAAGCGTATAAAAGTCCATTTTTGGAGGATTGTCATACTTCTAATAATCGTTGGAAGTGTGGCTTTTCTGTATTGGTTGGGATTCAAGAAACATTTTGAAAAAAATTGTATTCATCAAAATGCCGATCAAGTGGTGATGGTGGATTTAAAGAACATTCGCAATTATTTTGTTTTCTCTAGTCTTAAAAAACCTTCTCAATGGCTGAAGAACTCCGAAAATACTAATACTAACAAACTTTTTGATTTAAAGGCTTTTGGCGTAAAAACTTCCGATTATTTAGCCTTTTTCCATATTGAAAACCAACCCGAAACTGTTTTTTACTGTATGGCCGCAATTCAAAATGAAATCGATTTTGAAAAAGCAATGAACAAATATCATTTTAGAAAAACAGTTCTTAAAAACGGAATGACCGATTATTATTCTAAAGATATAAGGCTTTTAATACTTAAGCATTCAAGCCAAATTTTATGTGCTTCAATTCGCGAGAAAGAAAAAGAAATTGCCGTAAAAATTGCCGAAGATTTATTTCTAAAAAGCCAATTTTTAGACGCTGAAAAAATTAAAAATACGATTGGCACTCCAAATGCGATTACACTATGGCTTAAAAAAAACAATTTTTTAGACAAAAACGGAATCATAACCATAAGACTGGAAGATCACGAAATTGTTGCCGAAGGGCAACTAAAACTGAAACCAAAATACAGAAGAGAAATCCAATTCTCTCAAAATAAAAACCCTTTATTTGCTTTGGGCTTTGATTTTGGAATGATTCGAAACTTTAAATCAGTCACTCAAAATAAAGACAAAATCAATAAAATAATCGGTTTTGATTTGGATTCCATCATTTCCAAAAACCCAACAAAAATGGAGCTGATTCTATATCGCATTATCGAAAAAAAAGATTCGTCCATTAGTTATTCCTACGATGATGATTTTAATGCAATTGAAAAAGTTATTGTTCATACCAGCCGAGAACCATCGTTTTATTTTTCAATGCAGAGTGATAACACAAAAAAAATATTTAATTATTTAAATAGTCAAAAAGCAATTGATAAGGATCGCGTATTCGTAAATTTTCCTTTTGCAAAAACCAATATCAGTGTACACAAAAAAAATTTGGTCTTTCAAGCCAATTCACCAAATCCGTTGGGTCAAATAAAGCCAATCAATGCAATCGCTTTTTTGCAAATTAATTTCGATAAAATAAAGCCAACCGACTGGAAGTTTATTATCAAAAGACAGGCGAATTTTAAAATTCTAAAACATTTTGAATCCCTGCAAATGAATCTTACGCCTAGAAATAATTTAGTGAATTTCACAACGGTTTTGAAAATAAAAGACAGTAAATCTATGTCGGAAGTTTTGAAGAATTAGCTGATTAATTATCATTTAAATTTTGTTAATTTATCTGCTTAAAGTCCTGATTGTTTGCACATTGAAATCCTTTGAAACTATTTTCGGTAAGATAGCTTTTTACACAATAATTTATTTTATTAGATTTTTGTTTGCTATATTTACATTACAATTTTAAATCATAATACAATGAAAATAAGCTATTTATCATTTTTAGTTGTAGTGATGAGTTTTACTGGTCTTACAGCTTTTTCTCAAACAGAAAGTGATACAGGAGAACTGGGTTTGCCTGGTGACAATCTAGATCTGTATGCGGTGTTGGATCTCTTTCAAAAGTCCAAAACTATTGAAGATTTTGAAAAGTCGTTGAATGACGGAAAAACGAAAATCAATAATTTGGATTTAAACGATGATAAAAAAGTTGATTTTATCAAAGTGGAAACTAAGAAAGATGGCGACGATTATACTTTTATCCTTAGAGACCCAATAAGCAAATCAGAAACTCAAGATGTAGCTGTCATTTTAGTCTCAAAAGATAAAAATAAAAAAGTAACGCTTCAAATTGTTGGTGATAAAGATTTGTATGGAAAGGATTATATTGTTGAACCAAGCCCCAAAGGGAGTGGTGGAGTAACGGCAAATCCAGCCTATACAGGATCCAATCCGGTTACCGTGAATGTGCCAGCATCAACCACAACAGTTATAGTAGAACAAGCTCCCATTGTACAATATGTGTATTCTCCAGCATATGTACCCTACTATCCGCCATATTACTATGGATATTATCCCCCTTACTTTGCTGCTTTTACAATAATGGCTGTTGGTATTTACCGTCATAATCATTATCATTATCACGGTGGTGGTTATGGCTACCACAATACGAATGTTTATGTTAATCATAATAGTTATAAAAACTATAATAATAACAGTAGAAACAGTTCAAATAGAATTTCGCACAACAACATAAACAATAATAGAAATAATAATAATTCGAGAAACGGAAATAGAAATTCGGCGTCAACCCGTGATAATAAATCATCTTCTAATCGAAATGGAAATAGAAATTCAGCGTCAACACGAGACGCTAACAGAGCTTCAGCTTCAACACGTGATGTTAATAGATCGTCCTCATCGAGACCATCCACTTCCAACTCAATGAGTTCTTCACGTTCAGGTTCCGGATCTAATTTTAATAGAGGAAGTAGTGGTGGCTATAGATCTGGAGGTGGCGGTGGCGGTTACCGAGGTGGCGGTGGCGGTGGAAGAAGACGATAATAGAATTCTTTTACAAAATACAAAAACCCTGACAATTTATTTTTATCAGGGTTTTTGTATATCTAAAAATCTAGGATAATTGAGGATAAAAATTTTAAATTGTCCAAATGTTGTAGAGACAATGAAATAATTTGCTTGAATAGACTTGATTATAATCAAAAAATGTAAAATCCATTTAATCGTTTGGCAAATCGGAGGTACTCATGTCTCTTAAACAATAATATTTACCATCACGTTTTACAAATAAACACATGTAATTTCCAGAATTTACAATGGCAGCCGTAGAATCAACTATTTTGTAGTATCCAATTTCTACCACCTGTTTGGCATCATTTGATACAAAAACCTCATCGGTTTTAAATGAAATTTTATGATTTTTAGAAATAGAATCCATATGGGATTTTAAATAGGCTACAATTGCTTTTTTACCTACCAATGGCATGCTGTTTTGCGGATAACTTATGGCATCATCCGAGTGATATCCAATGTTTTTTATTATTCCAGCGTTAAATGTTTCCGCAAATTCATTTTCCTTAGCTTGAATTTGCTCTTTAATTTGGTTGGTGTCAACATTTACTAGCGGTTCTTCTTTTTTGCAGGACATTAAAAATAACAACACACCTGAAACAACTAATCCTTTAATAAACATTTTTTTCATAATAGTGAGTTTTTTAAATTTAAGCTTTAAGTAATTGAAAATTAACGACATAAATTTAACACAAAAAAATGTAATGAAATGCTTTTGCTGTAGAAATTAGAGTATTCCGTTTCTTTTGGAGAGGCAAAGATTTAAAAACCCCCTAATAGAAATATTTTCGAATGATAAAAAAACATGTTGGTTTTACAAAAAATGCTTTTTCTTTTTTAGGTTTAAAAGCCTATTAACTGCAGCCACAATCGCCACTCCCGCAGTTTTTATCAGACTTATTTTTGAAGAAAAACTTTCGAATTAAAAAAGCAAGGGCAACAACTAGGATGACAAAAGCTATTATTTCTTGAACCATAATACGTTATTTTAGGATTTGGAAAGCGATCAAGGCGACTAAATATGCCAAGGAACTCATAAACGCCAATTGTCCAGCCGGCCATTTCCAAGAGTTGGTTTCTTTTTTTGTTATTGCTAGCGTACTGGCGCATTGCATGGCAAAAGCATAAAATAGCAGTAATGAAATTCCTGAGGCAAAGTTGAAAATCTTTTCACCAGTCTCCGGATTTACTTCTGCAGCCATTTTATTTTTTATGGTGTTTTCATTATCGGTTCCTCCCACACTATATATGGTTGCCAAGGTTCCAACAAATACTTCTCTTGCCGCAAACGAACTGATGATGGCGATACCTATTTTCCAATCGTAACCCAAAGGTGAAATTACAGGTTCGATGGTTTTTCCCATTAATCCAATATAGGAATTTTCCAGTTTTTGGGAAGCCACAGCATTATTGAACTCGGCTGGAGACAGTGGATGTGCTTTGGTGTTTTCTAGGATTATCTTTTCGGCGTTTTTAAATTGTTTTCCGGGACCGTAAGAAGCCAAAAACCATAATATGACCGATATTGCCAGAATGATTTTTCCGGCTCCAAAAACGAATGCTTTAGTTTTTTCGATTACGTTGATGGCTACGTTCTTGAACAGGGGCAATTTGTAGTTGGGCATTTCTACCACAAAGAATGTTTTGCCTTTTATCTTTAGAATACTATTCAAAATATAAGCCGCCAAAATAGCCGTTCCAAAACCAATAACATACAACAGCATCAAAGTTAATCCTTGCACATTTAATATTCCCAAAACATAAGTGTCTGGAATAACCAACCCAATAATAATAGCATAAACAGGAA
Coding sequences within:
- the nhaA gene encoding Na+/H+ antiporter NhaA encodes the protein MRLTKTFDAFFHSEKAGGLLLLFVTILSLFLANSVFQTEYIAFWNTEIGHHSITHWINDGLMTIFFLLIGLELEREMYDGELANIKNAILPIFGALGGMIVPAGIFLALNYGTITQNGAGIPMATDIAFAIGILSLLGSKVPASLKIFLTALAVIDDLGAIIVIALFYTKTIAYDNLLIALAIMGFLFFLNRRKVHNLIPYLIGGAFMWYFMLNSGVHATITGVLLAFVIPFGDGGKKTSSYRLQHLLHKPVAFFILPLFAVANTCIAINPGWHEGLSHSNSIGIILGLVVGKPLGIWLFSFVAVTLGICTLPKDLKWKDILGAGMLGGIGFTMSIFITLLAFKEDGEEVITYSKIAILIASFMAGTFGYFWLKFTLKTPVKKVKIKKIA
- a CDS encoding DUF4836 family protein encodes the protein MKNYLVLLVICLSARLNAQDLAYKVPENVPFAMCFNGKNLNNKVPFQTIQNYPWMQPLLEKDLKFLPKDLNQTGIDFNEKQYQYYINKDSVMSYAILLPLNNAALFEKLIQTKYGDTIKIKNQENYKTISTSKNHHLAWNDKFAIMVNGSYTKPYTYKDDYSDPYGTAVVDTASINFDAPIFTEELPSPDEVAPPPPPAPPKHKKTSKKGKKKTKEVAPPVTEVVEPTEEELYAAQDKANAELEETNKKLAEIEQKKTDSIEAIKINASVALLFKETFNSGSELKLLQPTVFKDNDPKADFYVFADLDALTSQLYSSFAGANAALMGIYKNGILDSNIYMNGYFEKDKIRLNQVMKPKNEETKKSFQAMFDSKIDKNLMNYVGNNVLAYYSISMDTEAIMNYEYKVLKNTLNTVYQSYDKEAKAHEADVIIDAISIFLDEKAISDLLPEDAIFVLHDLKKVQREFVNIDYDENYEQIETKGTKEEIQPDFTILFGTKNEMFLNKLLQLPLNKSKFTASDYQMTNGYYTLHFEKDNLLENLYIGLKNGVVMFTTVKENIENLIQQRVMPLNPDFKKSISKNNSSAWLDLQKIIAASKTEFEKDSKSNYFDIAIKNAGEFTMDSKFKNEAIVTEFTYSIKGDHVNSLQYFFDVINEMYTESKKEKPSIE
- a CDS encoding YybH family protein; this translates as MKKMFIKGLVVSGVLLFLMSCKKEEPLVNVDTNQIKEQIQAKENEFAETFNAGIIKNIGYHSDDAISYPQNSMPLVGKKAIVAYLKSHMDSISKNHKISFKTDEVFVSNDAKQVVEIGYYKIVDSTAAIVNSGNYMCLFVKRDGKYYCLRDMSTSDLPND
- a CDS encoding FeoB-associated Cys-rich membrane protein, coding for MVQEIIAFVILVVALAFLIRKFFFKNKSDKNCGSGDCGCS